A stretch of DNA from Triticum dicoccoides isolate Atlit2015 ecotype Zavitan chromosome 2A, WEW_v2.0, whole genome shotgun sequence:
GATAGAATTTTGTGATCTGCTTCAGACGGGCCTGCCGCTGAAAAATGATCCTTAACTCATTAGCTATCTTGATCTTCAGCATGTTTGGTTAGTAAGGCACATTATTTTGGCCCGAGCTTGTGGTATCGCAATGACAGGTGGGCCGGTGCTGCTCCTGGTCCCGCTTGTCGGCTGCCCTGGGTTAGGATAATAGGGGCATGGTTTATATTGTCTATTCTTTCTGCTTGATCAGCTTACAATCAGATTGGTGTAGTGGAGCTAAAAATACATTGGCTGGTTGTCTCTTGGTTTGGCAGAAAGCGCAGCATGTCAAATTGATCGGTGTCCATCTCCCTCAATTTCTGCATATTTATATTTGGGAAGTGAACCAGGCTACTCATCGATTAATAAAAGCTTTATAGTTCTGTTCTCCTTCCATTATTTCTTCATTATTATTCATTTATTCTCTTAGATTAAAGGTATTATTGTGATGATGTCCTGTTGTTCTGTAatgtatttttgatttttttttctgtgATTGTACTCAATGGTGCTTGCAGGTCCATGGACATTGTCATAATGGTCACCTTATCGCAGTGTGTTATTTTTGGATCTCATATTCCTCAAGGTAATGGACAAGAATTTGTGTACTCGCTTGGCTAATGTTTTACTAGACCTAAAGATTTTCCCTGCTCTGCTCTGTTAGGCGCTCCATTCTCTGATTCGATGTCTGACGATCTGAGAAATAAGAGGAGGAATAATCCAGCAGAAGAATTTGGTGAAGAAGAACAAGGTGATATTTCTCTCGTGTGAACACAATCAATTGTTTTCTTGATGTTATCACCCATGTGTTAAtgttgtagaagatttatcattTGACTTCTTCTTTTAGGTTTAATTTGTGTTTAGTTAATGCCCACAGATTGTGATGTTCATATATGGGGATTTTTTTTGTCAATTTTGTTGCTTCAATATGTAGGTGCTACTGCCCATGTGGGATATCTAATAGGTCAGACTGGTTTGCTAGCTTAATTTTTTAGCTTGATGTTCTCATTTAGGGGTGTCCTCTTCAGCTGCATCTTTTGTGCAGCTCCAAAATTCTATGTTTCAAAGCACTTATTTCCATATTCTGTTTATTATTTTTAAGTCATGAAAACTCTTTTTGGTCTGCTTGATCACTCCACTTCCATGTTTATCCTTGCAGAAAAGAATACCTTTATCCTGATAGGCATGGAAACACCGGTTCGCATTGAGTGCATCATCGCCAATCAGCTACTATGTATGGTCAGCGGACATGCATGCTTATTCCTGTAACATGTCATTACTCTATCTCCTTAGCCTTTCTAACTTTTAAGATTTGATCAATTCTTTAGAAGTTCGTACAGATCTAGAAATATTTGGTTTTGTTGGTCGAATCCATTACCTGTATGtccttatttattttattgttCGAACAAGATATCAGATCACCTACATTCATTATTCTTGGTTACAGTCTCATACTAAAGtagtctaaaatggtctgaataGTTGTagtaattcataaatattttcagtgtAGTTCTTATTTGGTTTCTAGGCATAGAATTTACTTCAAAATTTTGGTCTTTATTTGGTTAGTAAGGCTCTAGAATAAAACAGaccaatgatatatatatatacaaacagACACAATAGGAGTTAACTGGTACCTAGCTTTTGAAACCTCTGATATATACAAAATATTATTTGAGTAGAACAGGAGAGATGCAATCTTATGGATATTTCCGCATTTGTAAGAAACTTTCCAGCTTGGCAAGAGGGCTTGACTAGCCATGTGTAGGACTCAGCCATGCTGCCTTCCAAATGATTAGTCATTGGTGTTTTCTTATGTTCCTGTTAGCCCAAGTGCATCAGATAAGTAGACTGTTATGTTGAAAAAAGGAAAGAGACTACTCTTTTGTTACTTACAGTACAGATATATGCTATAACATCAGAGAGCAATGGATATAGAAGAAATATGTAAACAGTTGTCCCTAGAAGAAATATGCAACTACTTATTCATGTTACTTAATTAATAACGCATCTATATCATTACATACACATACTGAATGTGCCTTTTGAGAGTGAGCTTCTGTCAGTACCTCACACTTATCTTATATGCCATTCCAACTATCTGTTGCAGTAGAGAGCAAGGGACATATAAGAAATCTCCAGGCAGCTTCACTTAGATGCATCATCTTCTGCTAGGAGTCAGCTTGAAGAACGGCCTTCTCAGGTTAATTCTTGGGTCAGTGTTTTGGCTTTTCTCCATTGGTTCGTAAAAACCGCATGGTAACTTGACTTTACAGAGAACCTGCTGCACTATAACTTTGGTTTAATCTGTCGATAATGCCCATGAGTATATTCTTAGTGTATGTTTGACCAGATTGTTTTAACTTGTGTTGTTCCTATGCTTCAGGAGACTGCAACTGACATGCTGGATGGGGAATAACCAAATTTGTGGACAAAGACACAGTTCATCGCAAGGGGTGGTGTTTAGGATATGTACACAAAAGAGGAAACTTTTTTTGTACAGAACCAAATTATATGATGTATTTGACCACTATTTCTaagaaatgttcatcatgtattaagTACATTTTATTGTGTCACTTTTTTTTGAGGGGTAGCTTTATTCATCAAACATCACAAAGTGTGCGATAGAGTTCATCAAACCAGGCTTTATTGTGTCACCTATGTTTACCTTCTTTTTAGCGTAAGCTATTTGGACTTTCTAATTGCAGGCTCAGTTATTTGACCCACCGATGTTCTAATTTGTTGCATAATTACATTAAGCAACTATTTACATTTCATTCTTTGtttgtatttttttaaaaaaacttatgCCTTCATGTTCCTGAATAACACAACAAATTATGCATGCTCAAGTATATATTTTGAAGGACAAGTCTAttcttttttataaaaatagttacAATTCGTGTCCTATGTGATTGCTCAAGCATATAGTAACCTATTCATGTCACACAAATATTTTCTTTTTCCAAACCCATTGCCAAAAAACTACAACCATGCCAACTTTACTCTCTCATCATAGTGGGCATATTTTCAAACTGAACGTATTCATATTATGCAATTTTCCTTTTCCCAGACTATTATTTCACAATGTAATAAACATGTTTAAAAAATAGCATGATTTAGTAGGGTCcttgcagcatgaaactattttcatcgatagcatgtctttagcgggtctctgcgccatttgatgCAATGGGTCAACtagtttacatataaagtttattaaatttggagctatggttaattagttatgaattaaagcattttagcatggcaatatagcaaaacaaagcaaacaacaagtttaaacatttttaacatgcatgaaagtggcatataattaacctacacataattctaagcatttttcatatataatgtttTAACATATGATGTATagttgatgagttattaaatgcatgaactctagggacttttctgaaaaactgCACTCCCTGGAATAAAAGCTAAATCGCAGAGGCAGGAAAAAAAGGATATGGGCCGAATATGAGATCTGACCCAACTGcgggaaaaaaagaaaaggaaaaaaagagggcgcacgggggcggcctcaccatgggcctcagCCCGACTGGTGGAGAGGCCTCGCAGGCCTGGCACGGCCTTGGCGCTGCTGGGCTGATGCGGGTGAAGGCGAGCGGTGGCCCAGCACGCTGGCGGCGCGGTCAACGCAGGCGCTCCCCTCGCTCGCTCGATGCAACAAAGCAGAGGAGGACGCAGGTGGGCGACGACTCGGGCAGCGGCGCATGGAGCTTCGAGGTCATGGTGGTCTCCCTGGAGTATAAATGACAGAAAGCTTAGAGGGAGAGAGAGGTCAGTgacgagagagaaagagagcttCAGTGCAGAAATAGAACGGGGAAGGCAGCAGGGGCGGcgagcagtggcggagccagcgcCCGGCCACCCCGGGCACTTGCCCGGGCTCGCTGGCCACGGGACAGCGTACACACCTGATAAACAATGGGGCAAAATCTGTTATGCATCATCGTTTGCCCGGGCAGAAGTGTACGATACGTGATAAACAAATgggttcatttttttctttttgagcagAACACAACAATGGGCTCCTACCAAGCGTTGTCatgggctaattaactaggcctacCAAGTGCAATCGGCGTAATGTTCGTCAGTCATGGGCTGCGATTCCCTTCTTCCAAAACGGGCAGTCACAACGACGCCACCACTTCGGCTGCTCGTTTGCAGTTTGCAACTTTGGATTCCCTTCTTCCAAAATGAGCAGTTCACAACGAAGCCATTCTACATGAAATCTTGGAGCACAATATTTCTTTTGCAGTTTGCAACTTTGGacatgaatttaggagctcgaatTTCGAAGCTCACAATCTAGCGAAGCATGTTTTGAAGCTAGGGgtgggccgccatgtttggttaggacaCCCCGACAATCTATCTTTTATCTCTGTAAACATTGGTGCAGTTTAATAAAGCTTCGCGAGATTGCCTCAAAAAAAAACCACTTCGGCTGCTTGTTTCTACCCCTTGAAAAAAGG
This window harbors:
- the LOC119354968 gene encoding uncharacterized protein LOC119354968, whose amino-acid sequence is MDIVIMVTLSQCVIFGSHIPQGAPFSDSMSDDLRNKRRNNPAEEFGEEEQEKNTFILIGMETPVRIECIIANQLLCMVSGHACLFLREQGTYKKSPGSFT